The Armatimonadota bacterium genome includes a window with the following:
- a CDS encoding dehydrogenase: MAITPAKIGIIGCGNISGIYFQAGKTFEMLDIVACADIIPERAKAAAEQHSIPKACSPEELLADPEIEIVVNLTIPKAHAEVAQKAAEAGKSAYNEKPLTITREEGRKLLDTAKARGVRVGCAPDTFLGAGIQTCRKLIDEGWIGEPVGATAFMMCPGHESWHPAPDFYYQVGGGPMFDMGPYYLTALVNLLGPVKRVCGATRITRPERIITSQPKYGTRVKVEVPTHVAGLMDFACGAIGTIITSFDVWAAELPRIEVYGTEGTLSVPDPNGFGGPVKLRRAGAGEWSLMPLSHGYAENSRGIGVADMAYALRSGRPHRANGDLAYHVLDVMHAFHDSSDQGRHIELQSTCERPAPLPLGLRHGVLDE, encoded by the coding sequence ATGGCAATCACACCTGCGAAGATCGGCATCATCGGATGCGGCAACATCAGTGGTATCTACTTCCAGGCGGGCAAGACCTTTGAGATGCTGGACATCGTGGCCTGCGCGGACATCATTCCCGAGCGGGCGAAGGCGGCCGCCGAGCAGCACAGCATCCCGAAGGCATGCTCCCCGGAGGAGCTTCTGGCGGACCCGGAGATTGAGATCGTGGTCAACCTGACCATCCCGAAGGCGCACGCGGAGGTCGCTCAGAAGGCGGCAGAGGCGGGTAAGAGCGCCTACAACGAGAAGCCGCTGACCATCACCCGCGAAGAAGGACGGAAGCTGCTGGACACGGCGAAGGCCAGGGGCGTCCGGGTGGGGTGCGCTCCAGATACATTCCTGGGCGCGGGCATCCAGACCTGCCGCAAGCTGATTGATGAAGGCTGGATCGGCGAGCCCGTGGGGGCCACGGCTTTCATGATGTGCCCCGGACACGAGAGCTGGCATCCCGCGCCGGACTTCTACTATCAGGTGGGCGGCGGCCCGATGTTCGACATGGGACCCTACTACCTGACGGCGCTGGTGAACCTGCTGGGCCCGGTGAAGCGGGTCTGCGGAGCGACACGGATCACGCGCCCGGAGCGCATCATCACCAGCCAGCCGAAATACGGCACGCGGGTGAAGGTGGAGGTCCCCACCCACGTGGCCGGGCTGATGGACTTCGCCTGCGGCGCCATCGGGACCATTATCACCAGCTTCGATGTCTGGGCGGCAGAGCTTCCGCGCATCGAGGTGTACGGAACGGAGGGGACGCTGAGCGTGCCTGATCCGAACGGATTCGGCGGACCGGTGAAGCTGCGTCGGGCAGGCGCGGGCGAATGGTCTCTGATGCCGCTGTCGCACGGATACGCCGAGAACTCGCGGGGGATCGGAGTGGCGGACATGGCCTATGCCCTGCGATCCGGCCGCCCGCACCGGGCGAACGGAGACCTGGCATATCACGTGCTGGACGTGATGCATGCTTTCCACGACTCAAGCGACCAGGGGCGGCACATCGAGCTGCAGAGCACCTGCGAGCGCCCCGCCCCTCTGCCCCTCGGTCTGAGACAC